Proteins from one Hemibagrus wyckioides isolate EC202008001 linkage group LG16, SWU_Hwy_1.0, whole genome shotgun sequence genomic window:
- the hmgb1a gene encoding high mobility group protein B1a: MGKDPAKPRGKMSSYAYFVQTCREEHKKKHPDTSVNFSEFSKKCSERWKTMSAKEKGKFEEMARLDKARYEREMKNYVPPRGEKKKRFKDPNAPKRPPSAFFIFCAEYRPKVKEETPGLSIGDVAKKLGEMWNKTSAEEKQPYEKKAAKLKEKYEKDIAAYRKGKVVGGAAKAPTKPDKADDDEDEDDDDDDDEDDDDDEDDE, encoded by the exons ATGGGGAAAGACCCAGCAAAACCAAGAGGCAAAATGTCCTCTTATGCCTATTTTGTCCAGACCTGTAGAGAGGAACATAAGAAGAAACATCCTGACACATCAGTCAACTTCTCAGAATTCTCTAAAAAGTGCTCTGAGCGGTGGAAG ACTATGTCGGCTAAGGAAAAGGGCAAGTTTGAAGAGATGGCCAGACTTGATAAGGCGCGTTATGAGAGGGAGATGAAGAACTATGTGCCTCCCAGGGGCGAAAAGAAGAAGAGGTTTAAGGACCCCAATGCTCCCAAGAGACCCCC GTCAgcctttttcattttctgtgcGGAATATCGGCCCAAGGTGAAAGAGGAGACCCCAGGTTTGTCTATTGGAGATGTGGCCAAGAAACTTGGAGAGATGTGGAATAAGACCTCTGCTGAAGAGAAGCAGCCTTATGAAAAGAAGGCAGCCAAGCTGAAGGAAAAATATGAGAAG GACATTGCTGCATATCGAAAGGGAAAAGTTGTTGGGGGTGCTGCCAAAGCCCCCACCAAGCCAGACAaagcagatgatgatgaggatgaagatgatgatgatgatgatgatgaagatgatgatgatgatgaggatgatgagtaA